A single window of Thalassomonas viridans DNA harbors:
- a CDS encoding EF-hand domain-containing protein yields the protein MELNQWVDELFEVFDEDNDGVINRSEFVELIDVLLQEKGIRMCETIFNQFDKNHSNSISKEELKEMVIELAL from the coding sequence ATGGAACTTAATCAGTGGGTAGACGAATTATTTGAAGTATTCGATGAAGATAACGACGGTGTGATCAACCGCAGCGAGTTTGTTGAGTTGATCGACGTGTTGTTGCAAGAAAAAGGCATACGCATGTGTGAAACCATCTTCAATCAATTCGATAAAAACCATAGCAATTCTATCTCGAAAGAAGAGTTAAAAGAAATGGTGATAGAGCTGGCACTGTAA
- the norR gene encoding nitric oxide reductase transcriptional regulator NorR, whose amino-acid sequence MNKKISHKINTERLCMELLSVLDQEDSLTALAGVIAKNFHADAVSILEFNEPLLHPVALYGFSKDTYGRRFDLANNPRLMKIVSDDQPTIFADDIGLPDPFDGLILDKQERLEVHSCSGLPIRQNGNLRGIITLDSLDLQVFNRFPEENFNTAASLTSKIVLSAIDNQNLKEQLSKKTILNQTLIEASIGVKTELVGKSEQIEHLRREINIVAPSDLAVLVTGETGVGKEIVAKSIHGQSKRFDKPLIYVNCAALPESIAESELFGHVKGAFTGATTNRSGKFELANGGTLFLDEVGELPLAIQAKILRAIQYGDVQRVGSDRHVNVDVRLVAATNRNLMDEVREGNFREDLYHRLSVYPIHIPPLRDRLADVELLVGFFMEKNRIKLGLQSVRLDKQVLPELLSYNWPGNVRELEHVMSRAMLRAASARHGKIVTLLPDDIDSSVRSTAGVNGGVNTAAAEARNARSADNEFQQGMSQPEVPELNESLNVMMDNYQRALLQQALKQSGGKWNKAAELLAIDKGNIHRLGKRLGLK is encoded by the coding sequence ATGAATAAAAAAATATCTCATAAAATCAACACCGAACGCTTATGTATGGAGCTGCTTTCGGTTCTGGATCAGGAAGATAGTCTCACTGCCCTGGCCGGGGTGATAGCCAAAAATTTTCATGCCGACGCCGTCTCTATTTTGGAGTTCAACGAGCCGTTACTGCACCCGGTAGCCCTGTATGGTTTTTCCAAGGATACCTATGGCCGGCGCTTTGATCTGGCCAATAATCCCAGGCTGATGAAAATTGTCAGCGATGATCAGCCGACGATTTTCGCCGACGACATAGGTTTGCCAGATCCTTTTGACGGCCTCATCCTGGATAAACAGGAGCGGCTGGAAGTTCACTCCTGCAGCGGTTTGCCTATCAGGCAAAACGGCAACCTGAGGGGCATCATTACCCTGGACTCCCTCGACCTGCAGGTTTTTAACCGCTTCCCCGAGGAGAATTTCAATACCGCGGCATCGTTAACGTCGAAAATCGTGCTGTCGGCAATAGATAACCAAAACCTTAAAGAGCAGCTGTCCAAGAAAACCATTTTAAACCAGACCCTGATCGAGGCTTCTATCGGGGTGAAAACCGAACTGGTGGGAAAATCGGAGCAAATCGAGCATTTACGCCGGGAGATCAACATAGTTGCCCCTTCTGATCTGGCGGTGCTGGTGACCGGGGAAACCGGGGTGGGTAAGGAAATTGTCGCCAAGTCTATCCATGGCCAGTCGAAACGTTTCGATAAGCCGCTGATTTATGTCAACTGCGCCGCCTTGCCCGAGTCCATCGCCGAATCGGAATTATTCGGCCATGTCAAAGGGGCCTTTACCGGCGCCACCACCAACCGCAGCGGTAAGTTTGAACTGGCCAACGGCGGTACCCTGTTTTTAGATGAAGTGGGTGAGCTGCCGCTGGCAATACAGGCCAAGATTTTGCGCGCCATCCAGTACGGCGATGTCCAGCGGGTTGGCAGCGACCGCCATGTCAATGTCGATGTCCGCCTGGTGGCGGCGACAAACCGTAACCTGATGGATGAAGTCAGGGAGGGTAACTTCCGCGAAGACCTCTACCACAGATTAAGTGTTTACCCCATTCATATTCCCCCGCTCAGGGACCGCCTGGCGGATGTTGAACTGCTGGTGGGCTTTTTTATGGAAAAAAACCGCATCAAGCTGGGGCTGCAAAGTGTCCGCCTGGACAAGCAGGTGCTGCCTGAATTGCTCAGTTATAACTGGCCCGGTAATGTCAGGGAGCTGGAACATGTGATGAGCCGGGCCATGCTCAGGGCCGCTTCTGCCCGGCACGGCAAAATAGTTACCTTATTGCCGGACGATATCGACAGCTCGGTCAGATCGACGGCGGGTGTGAATGGCGGGGTTAATACCGCTGCGGCGGAGGCCCGTAATGCCCGCTCGGCGGACAATGAATTTCAGCAGGGGATGTCCCAGCCGGAAGTGCCCGAGTTAAATGAAAGCCTGAATGTTATGATGGACAACTACCAGCGGGCGCTATTGCAGCAGGCATTAAAACAGTCCGGCGGCAAATGGAATAAAGCGGCGGAATTGCTGGCGATAGATAAGGGCAATATTCACCGTTTGGGCAAACGCCTGGGATTAAAATAG
- a CDS encoding multicopper oxidase domain-containing protein, producing the protein MKLSKLATGLLAALTITTGFSANAKIVKVEIPVIEKEVAIDNAGTKHNMWTYGGTIPGPVIRVTEGDVVDFSLLNKKGNKQSHSMDFHAAIVDVLDEFEAVRPGKKKDFKFEAKYPGVFIYHCGADSMSEHISRGMYGVIIVDPKEGYSKNFPKPDREYVIVEGDLFEDDATPSEMTNNEKWKGALINGKQFHYDPVHDQNASMVLESKPGERVRIYFVNAKINENAAFHPIAGIWDKVWDNGHPKNLRHGLQTIDVAPAHGVIADIVSPSDRDTNNALVDHRMKSALNGAITVLMNKSDANPELGRNGNLVVR; encoded by the coding sequence ATGAAACTATCTAAATTAGCCACAGGCCTGCTGGCCGCCTTAACCATCACCACCGGCTTTAGCGCCAATGCCAAAATCGTCAAGGTGGAAATTCCCGTGATTGAAAAGGAAGTGGCCATAGATAACGCCGGCACCAAGCATAATATGTGGACCTACGGCGGCACCATTCCCGGCCCTGTAATACGGGTGACCGAAGGGGACGTGGTTGATTTTTCCCTGCTCAATAAAAAAGGCAACAAGCAGTCCCACTCCATGGACTTTCACGCCGCCATTGTCGATGTCCTGGACGAGTTTGAAGCGGTCAGGCCGGGCAAGAAAAAAGACTTCAAGTTTGAAGCCAAATACCCGGGGGTTTTCATTTACCACTGCGGCGCCGATTCCATGTCTGAGCATATTTCCCGCGGCATGTACGGGGTGATCATAGTCGATCCCAAAGAGGGCTACAGCAAAAACTTCCCTAAGCCGGATCGCGAATATGTCATCGTCGAGGGGGATCTGTTTGAAGATGACGCCACCCCGAGCGAAATGACCAATAACGAAAAATGGAAAGGCGCGTTAATCAACGGCAAGCAGTTCCACTACGACCCGGTACATGACCAGAATGCCTCTATGGTGCTTGAGTCCAAGCCGGGCGAGCGGGTGCGCATTTACTTCGTTAACGCCAAGATCAACGAAAACGCCGCTTTCCACCCGATTGCCGGTATCTGGGACAAGGTGTGGGATAACGGCCATCCGAAAAACCTGAGACACGGCCTGCAAACCATAGACGTTGCTCCCGCCCACGGCGTGATTGCCGACATCGTCAGCCCGAGCGACCGCGATACCAATAACGCCCTGGTGGACCACAGAATGAAATCCGCCCTCAACGGCGCCATCACGGTATTGATGAACAAGTCCGACGCCAACCCGGAACTGGGCCGAAACGGCAACCTGGTCGTACGGTAA
- a CDS encoding c-type cytochrome — translation MKPSRLKKNSLALLSATLLLSGNAFSATGNEAGKQLFEKSCADCHSITSNDNITLEQRLKEKAPTLYYAGNKFNREWLQSWLTAPTRIRPGGHFFMDNVKVTDDGDIIDESKLGKHIAVNAEQAKQLTGYLMAQTPKTELIRQEKVTLGKTNRTLGEKDFHKFKGCGSCHQDEDGYGGVSGPELYTSVKRLQPEFIASYTKAPEKWDPKTLMPNRHLNDNSVKKLLNYLSVISQ, via the coding sequence ATGAAACCTAGCAGATTGAAAAAAAACAGCCTGGCGCTGTTATCGGCAACCCTGCTGTTAAGTGGCAACGCCTTTAGCGCAACAGGCAATGAAGCCGGCAAGCAATTATTTGAAAAAAGCTGCGCCGACTGCCACAGCATCACCAGCAACGACAACATCACCCTGGAACAAAGGTTAAAAGAAAAGGCCCCGACCCTTTATTATGCCGGCAACAAGTTTAACAGGGAATGGCTGCAAAGCTGGCTGACGGCCCCCACCCGCATCCGCCCCGGCGGCCATTTCTTTATGGACAATGTCAAAGTCACCGATGACGGCGACATTATCGATGAAAGCAAACTTGGCAAGCATATAGCGGTTAACGCCGAGCAGGCCAAACAGCTGACCGGCTACCTGATGGCGCAAACGCCGAAAACAGAGCTGATCCGGCAGGAAAAGGTTACCTTAGGCAAAACCAACCGCACTTTGGGGGAGAAAGACTTCCATAAATTCAAGGGCTGCGGCTCCTGCCACCAGGACGAAGACGGTTACGGCGGCGTATCCGGGCCAGAGCTTTACACCTCGGTAAAACGCCTGCAACCGGAGTTTATCGCTTCCTATACCAAGGCGCCGGAGAAATGGGATCCGAAAACCCTAATGCCCAACCGCCACCTAAACGACAATTCAGTAAAGAAATTACTGAATTACCTTAGTGTCATCTCACAATAA